The Enterobacter asburiae genomic sequence AAGCGAAAGCAAAATGATAATCCAGCGTCTGGTTTTACTCATATCGATTGCCCTTTGGCCTCATCAAGCTTGCCCTGCGCCAGCAAAAGCAGATCGCAGACTTCACGTACGGCACCGCGGCCTCCGTTGATGTGGGTAACGTAGTCAGCGCGCGGGATCAGCAGCGGATGCGCATCGGCAACGGCGATGCTCAGCCCGACTTCAGCCATCACGGGCCAGTCAATCAGATCGTCCCCGACGTAGGCCACGTTTTCCGGCGCGATAGCCAGTTTACCCAGTAAATCCTTAAACGCCGCCATCTTATCGGATTGACCCTGATACAGATGGGTAATTCCTAAGGTTTCACAGCGGTCTTCTACCAGTTTAGCTTTTCGCCCGGTGATGATAGCCACCTCAATACCGGAAGTGAGCGCACAGCGGATGCCGTAGCCGTCGCGAACGTTAAACGCTTTCAGCTCTTCACCATTATTGCCCATGTAAATCAGGCCATCGGAAAGTACGCCATCCACGTCCAGGATGAGCAGACGAATGTTTTCCGCCTTCGCCATCATCTGGGTGCTGACCGGTCCATAACAGGTTGCAAGGGATGCACCCGCATTACTCATTGTCTTATCCTTCATTACACTACGCCTGCGCGCAGCAGATCATGCATATGTACCACACCCAGCAACTGGTCGCCATCGGCAACCATCACTGAGGTAATGTGACGGGACTGCATCAGGTTCAGCACATCCA encodes the following:
- the kdsC gene encoding 3-deoxy-manno-octulosonate-8-phosphatase KdsC; its protein translation is MSNAGASLATCYGPVSTQMMAKAENIRLLILDVDGVLSDGLIYMGNNGEELKAFNVRDGYGIRCALTSGIEVAIITGRKAKLVEDRCETLGITHLYQGQSDKMAAFKDLLGKLAIAPENVAYVGDDLIDWPVMAEVGLSIAVADAHPLLIPRADYVTHINGGRGAVREVCDLLLLAQGKLDEAKGQSI